A genomic region of Candidatus Marimicrobium litorale contains the following coding sequences:
- a CDS encoding MipA/OmpV family protein — protein MKILSRGILCAVMSTFCWLSPGFATAAELTVQLENPPLSGAVVLVLFSSANTFGDFRDPARLETYAPSEANRYVMRDISAGEYALMVYQDENKNLEIDRSFIGIPTEPLGFSNGYRPKGPPSYSRAAFNLEEDEKVEFSIGLYRPLGKRGRLGVGVGAISRSSPYRGYDGGVTQVIPAVTYNGDRLQILGPKISFGLIGTGELRLAAAGTYRPGVYDEDDSDYLSGMGDRDSTFMAGLALRAELPMGFDAALSYQHDVLDRIGGGEARLSIDKSFQFGGFRLSPELGVNWLAQDLADYDFGVPRDKATAVRPAYRVDSVFTADVGAGILYEITTDWLLVANVAVEFFDDEITDSPIVNEDYVIKGFFAVNYVF, from the coding sequence ATGAAAATATTATCAAGGGGAATTCTATGTGCAGTCATGTCGACGTTTTGTTGGCTGAGTCCAGGATTTGCTACTGCCGCTGAGCTGACCGTGCAGCTTGAAAATCCCCCTCTATCGGGAGCAGTGGTACTGGTTTTATTCAGCTCAGCGAATACGTTTGGCGATTTTCGTGATCCTGCCAGGCTCGAGACGTATGCGCCGAGTGAGGCTAATCGATACGTCATGCGCGATATCTCTGCCGGCGAATATGCCTTGATGGTCTATCAGGATGAGAACAAAAATCTTGAAATTGATAGAAGCTTCATCGGGATTCCAACAGAGCCATTGGGGTTTTCAAATGGGTATCGACCGAAGGGACCGCCGAGTTACTCGCGGGCCGCGTTTAACCTGGAGGAGGACGAGAAGGTAGAGTTTAGTATCGGACTATACCGTCCGTTGGGCAAGCGCGGCCGCCTCGGTGTCGGTGTGGGTGCCATTAGCCGCAGTAGCCCCTACCGAGGCTACGACGGCGGTGTAACTCAAGTGATTCCCGCCGTAACCTATAATGGTGATCGTCTGCAGATACTTGGACCGAAGATCAGTTTTGGGCTGATTGGTACGGGAGAGCTCAGACTGGCCGCCGCAGGAACTTATCGGCCTGGTGTCTACGATGAGGACGACAGCGACTACCTCTCGGGTATGGGAGATCGAGACAGCACGTTTATGGCGGGCCTTGCGCTGCGGGCAGAACTGCCGATGGGCTTCGACGCCGCGCTGAGTTATCAGCATGATGTGCTCGACAGGATTGGGGGCGGAGAGGCCAGACTTTCGATAGACAAATCGTTTCAGTTCGGCGGTTTCCGATTATCGCCAGAGCTTGGCGTGAATTGGCTGGCACAGGATCTCGCCGATTATGATTTTGGTGTGCCCCGGGACAAGGCCACAGCTGTAAGACCTGCCTACCGTGTCGATTCGGTGTTCACTGCTGATGTGGGTGCGGGTATCCTGTATGAGATAACAACAGATTGGTTACTGGTTGCAAATGTTGCGGTAGAGTTTTTTGATGATGAGATCACGGATAGCCCAATTGTAAACGAAGATTATGTAATTAAGGGTTTCTTTGCCGTCAACTACGTTTTCTAG
- a CDS encoding DoxX-like family protein, translating to MRNDVVQVARYILGLSWIYQGFFPKLLTVAPLEKALTATMGFSDNLSLLVTRSAGILEIVFGIALIVFYKTRVLPMLSIVALFFLFIFVALQLPSLLTEAFNPVTTNFSLMALSYVLFVNARA from the coding sequence ATGAGAAATGATGTAGTACAAGTCGCACGCTATATTTTAGGTCTAAGCTGGATTTATCAAGGTTTTTTTCCCAAGCTTTTGACCGTGGCACCACTGGAGAAAGCTCTAACGGCAACCATGGGGTTTTCCGATAATTTGTCTCTGCTTGTCACTAGATCGGCTGGCATTTTGGAGATAGTTTTTGGCATTGCTCTCATTGTGTTTTACAAGACTCGCGTTCTTCCGATGCTAAGTATTGTGGCATTGTTCTTCCTTTTTATATTTGTTGCACTGCAGCTTCCATCATTGCTCACGGAAGCATTCAACCCAGTAACGACAAATTTTTCTCTCATGGCTCTCAGTTATGTGTTGTTTGTTAATGCCCGTGCGTAA
- the katG gene encoding catalase/peroxidase HPI gives MNDEMKCPIRGGFKTGDLANKSWWPEQLNLKILNQNAPQVSPLENDFDYVEAFNAIDYGALKKDLASLMTNSQDWWPADYGNYTGFFVRMAWHSAGTYRTYDGRGGANSGSQRFAPLNSWPDNGNLDKARRLLWPIKQKYGNHISWADLMILAANVGMEQSGLKTFGFSGGRADWFEPEEDIYWGPEAEWLAASGNTNSRYAGQREYTAADADANKLDTPLGAVMMGLIYVNPEGPDAVPDPLAEAHDIRVTFARMAMNDEETVALVAGGHTFGKGHGAGPEHLVGVEPEGAPMENMGLGWINSHGTGNGDDTTTAGFEGAWTPTPDTWDMTYFENLLRYDWEKVTSPAGHIQWQPAAGQGAPEAPMAHDSSGTQPLMMTTADMSLKLFPDYAKISADFLANPDKFADAYARAWFKLTHRDMGPKTRYAGPEAPDEDLIWQDPIPAHSGAIITDAEIADLKSRILKSGLSVSQLVNTAWASASTFRNSDKRGGANGARIRLAPQKDWDINVSSGVSAVIAKLEEIQAEFNVSGTRVSVADLIVLGGCAAIEQTSGEKVPFTPGRGDATQDWTDIDSFDVLEPKTDGFRNYNRTDDPRTTEELLVDRAALLTLSAPEMTVLIGGLRTLGANAAGSTHGVFTDDVGTLSNDFFVAVLDMATKWVPDSTNELFEGRDRRSGAVKFSATRADLVFGSNSILRSIAEIYAQSDSKERFTRDFIKAWVKVMNLDRF, from the coding sequence ATGAATGATGAAATGAAATGCCCGATTCGTGGCGGTTTCAAGACCGGCGATCTCGCAAACAAGAGCTGGTGGCCTGAGCAGCTCAATCTCAAGATTTTGAATCAAAATGCGCCGCAAGTCAGCCCACTTGAAAATGATTTCGACTATGTTGAGGCGTTCAATGCTATTGACTATGGCGCGCTGAAAAAAGACCTGGCCAGCTTAATGACGAACAGCCAGGACTGGTGGCCTGCCGATTATGGCAACTACACCGGATTCTTCGTTCGCATGGCTTGGCACAGTGCCGGAACCTACCGCACCTATGATGGTCGCGGCGGCGCTAATTCTGGTTCACAGCGATTTGCACCACTGAACAGCTGGCCGGACAATGGCAATCTCGATAAAGCCCGCCGCCTGCTGTGGCCGATCAAACAGAAGTATGGAAATCATATCTCATGGGCAGATCTGATGATCCTAGCGGCGAACGTTGGCATGGAGCAAAGCGGACTCAAAACGTTTGGTTTCTCTGGAGGACGTGCTGATTGGTTTGAGCCAGAAGAGGATATTTACTGGGGTCCGGAAGCGGAATGGCTGGCAGCATCTGGTAATACGAACAGCCGCTATGCGGGGCAACGTGAATACACTGCAGCTGATGCAGATGCCAATAAGCTCGATACGCCCCTCGGCGCTGTGATGATGGGTTTGATTTATGTGAATCCTGAAGGCCCGGATGCGGTTCCAGATCCGCTTGCTGAGGCGCACGATATCCGCGTGACTTTCGCTCGCATGGCAATGAATGACGAGGAGACTGTGGCGCTGGTCGCCGGAGGTCATACCTTTGGTAAAGGTCACGGTGCGGGACCAGAACATCTGGTTGGCGTAGAGCCAGAGGGCGCCCCAATGGAAAACATGGGGCTGGGCTGGATAAACAGCCATGGCACTGGCAATGGCGATGACACCACCACCGCAGGTTTTGAGGGTGCGTGGACGCCGACCCCAGACACTTGGGATATGACCTATTTCGAGAACCTGCTGAGGTACGACTGGGAGAAAGTTACCAGCCCAGCAGGGCACATCCAGTGGCAGCCCGCGGCCGGCCAGGGCGCTCCTGAGGCGCCGATGGCGCATGACTCATCCGGGACGCAGCCGCTGATGATGACCACAGCTGATATGTCGCTGAAGCTGTTTCCCGATTATGCAAAAATTTCGGCTGATTTTTTAGCCAATCCAGACAAGTTCGCCGATGCGTATGCTCGTGCCTGGTTCAAGCTCACCCACCGCGACATGGGTCCCAAAACCCGGTATGCGGGCCCTGAGGCGCCTGACGAAGACCTGATTTGGCAGGATCCGATTCCGGCTCATTCTGGTGCGATCATCACTGATGCAGAGATAGCTGACTTAAAAAGCAGAATTCTGAAATCTGGCCTGTCCGTTTCTCAGCTGGTCAATACGGCATGGGCTTCAGCCTCGACGTTCCGCAATTCTGATAAACGTGGCGGCGCTAATGGCGCCCGCATTCGACTTGCTCCGCAAAAAGACTGGGATATCAACGTCTCGTCCGGGGTGTCCGCCGTGATCGCCAAACTGGAAGAGATTCAGGCTGAGTTTAATGTGAGCGGCACGCGTGTCTCTGTAGCGGACCTAATCGTGCTTGGCGGTTGCGCTGCGATAGAGCAGACCTCTGGCGAGAAAGTGCCCTTCACACCCGGCCGCGGCGATGCGACCCAGGACTGGACTGATATCGATTCGTTCGACGTCCTGGAGCCAAAAACCGACGGCTTTCGCAACTACAACAGGACCGATGACCCACGCACGACAGAAGAGCTTTTGGTTGACCGCGCCGCCCTCTTAACATTGAGTGCGCCGGAAATGACTGTTCTTATAGGCGGTCTCCGTACCCTTGGCGCGAATGCGGCTGGCAGCACCCACGGCGTATTCACGGATGATGTCGGTACGTTGAGCAATGACTTCTTCGTCGCTGTTCTCGACATGGCAACTAAATGGGTGCCGGACTCGACTAACGAGCTGTTCGAAGGCCGTGATCGCAGGTCTGGCGCGGTGAAGTTCTCGGCCACTCGCGCAGACTTGGTGTTCGGGTCAAACTCGATCCTGCGGTCGATTGCTGAGATTTATGCGCAAAGCGATTCGAAAGAGCGGTTTACGCGAGACTTCATCAAAGCCTGGGTTAAAGTGATGAACCTAGACCGTTTCTGA
- a CDS encoding CorA family divalent cation transporter: MKRQTFSHSHDDTDHSDEVEWIVIDGSTRGDLSQLAKEDDIPAVISSLIQTAPSHSERVHLESGVVLRMVRRDTEKADVLVGFNLLIQPTRLITVCFGVFDVVEDVFDKYSGANFGGSAFRLLPLLVTALVKPVESELTSLSDHIDELEDHVMEDKHYAGDDAVVMAGREALALRRYLSPMGAELTFLSLNPHELPGVADVKYLRREAEYIGRLIGSIETIHHRVNLLLNYLRNRDEEKIGRSMHKLALVATVFLPLTFITGLLGINVAGVPDAHDPLAFWRVCGFLLFIGVLAVVVIKWKKWM; the protein is encoded by the coding sequence ATGAAGAGGCAAACGTTTAGCCATTCACACGACGATACTGACCATTCTGATGAGGTCGAATGGATTGTGATAGACGGAAGCACGCGTGGAGATCTCTCGCAACTGGCGAAAGAAGATGATATTCCGGCCGTAATTTCCTCCTTAATTCAAACGGCACCCTCCCATAGTGAGCGGGTGCACCTGGAGTCAGGAGTTGTACTGCGCATGGTGCGTCGCGATACCGAGAAAGCGGATGTGTTGGTGGGTTTCAATCTACTGATCCAGCCCACTCGTTTAATCACGGTATGTTTTGGCGTTTTTGATGTGGTCGAGGATGTTTTTGATAAATACAGCGGAGCGAACTTTGGCGGCAGTGCGTTCCGTCTGCTGCCGTTACTGGTGACTGCGTTGGTCAAGCCTGTGGAATCTGAGCTGACATCTCTTTCAGATCATATTGATGAACTCGAGGATCATGTCATGGAAGACAAGCATTACGCGGGAGATGATGCCGTAGTAATGGCAGGTAGGGAGGCATTGGCACTGCGTCGCTACTTGTCACCGATGGGCGCCGAATTGACCTTTTTATCGCTAAACCCGCATGAGTTGCCGGGCGTGGCTGATGTGAAATATCTGCGGCGGGAAGCGGAATACATTGGTCGATTAATCGGTTCAATTGAGACTATTCATCATCGTGTAAATCTGTTGCTTAATTATCTACGAAATCGCGACGAGGAAAAAATTGGGCGCTCAATGCACAAGTTGGCGCTCGTAGCGACGGTGTTTTTGCCGCTGACGTTTATTACCGGGCTTCTGGGCATCAATGTTGCGGGTGTTCCTGATGCTCACGACCCACTTGCCTTTTGGCGGGTCTGCGGGTTCCTGCTGTTTATTGGAGTACTGGCGGTTGTGGTTATCAAGTGGAAAAAATGGATGTGA
- a CDS encoding MFS transporter, whose translation MSNHRVNNAVYNEAQEARAGLRPWFFFLVAGLFYFYEFFARVAPGVLKADILEATGASDGIFGLAMSMYFLAYAPAQLVVGRLLDRFGVRLVAAPAAAFVAVGCLVFAATDNIVAMGLGRFMQGLGSSVAYLGVVYLAMVWFPPSRHGVVPGLAVAMGTLGASTAQFPLTILAESFGWRAPLFVCTLVGFGIAIMLWFFVPRRPSWFIELMKQDGYNPDAPVPILTTIMQVAKDRQLWLIALSGAGLYLPISVIGDLWGDAFLQIETGLSIKGASLATTLIFIGFAAGGVCFGHLADRLGRRKILYLSCAIASTIIASLIMLANIQPTWFTVVLLGMLGFTTGGQALAFVMTADNAARHNRGMKLAFVNFVVMFLPVLAQPSVGFIANMGVASNGLPSEVQELKGYSLVVALMIIGTIITFFIRDTKPRDDSSALGH comes from the coding sequence GTGAGTAATCACCGGGTCAACAATGCGGTCTATAACGAGGCTCAAGAAGCTCGGGCTGGACTTCGTCCCTGGTTCTTTTTTTTGGTGGCAGGGCTTTTTTACTTTTATGAATTTTTTGCGCGTGTTGCACCTGGAGTCCTGAAGGCCGACATTCTCGAGGCCACGGGAGCGAGCGACGGCATTTTCGGCCTTGCCATGAGCATGTACTTCCTTGCTTATGCGCCGGCACAGCTCGTCGTTGGGCGTTTGTTGGACCGCTTTGGCGTTCGACTAGTCGCGGCCCCTGCTGCAGCATTCGTTGCTGTGGGGTGCCTTGTTTTTGCGGCCACCGATAATATCGTCGCTATGGGCCTGGGACGGTTTATGCAAGGACTGGGCAGCTCAGTTGCGTACCTGGGGGTGGTCTATCTGGCGATGGTTTGGTTTCCGCCAAGCCGCCACGGGGTTGTCCCCGGCCTAGCGGTAGCGATGGGTACGTTGGGCGCGTCTACGGCACAGTTTCCTTTAACGATACTCGCTGAATCCTTTGGCTGGCGCGCGCCACTATTTGTCTGCACGCTGGTCGGTTTCGGAATTGCCATCATGCTCTGGTTTTTCGTGCCACGCCGCCCGTCGTGGTTTATAGAATTGATGAAGCAGGACGGTTATAACCCTGATGCACCAGTACCCATTCTCACCACCATCATGCAGGTCGCGAAAGATCGCCAACTTTGGCTGATTGCACTATCTGGAGCGGGGCTATATCTCCCCATCTCTGTCATAGGCGATCTGTGGGGTGACGCCTTTCTGCAAATAGAAACCGGTTTATCGATAAAGGGCGCCAGTCTAGCGACCACGCTGATTTTCATTGGTTTTGCTGCTGGTGGAGTGTGTTTTGGCCATCTCGCCGACCGCCTTGGCCGCAGAAAAATTCTGTACTTGAGTTGCGCCATAGCGTCCACAATAATTGCGTCATTGATTATGCTCGCCAATATTCAGCCGACATGGTTTACCGTTGTTTTGTTGGGAATGCTTGGCTTTACGACGGGGGGGCAAGCGCTTGCGTTTGTAATGACTGCGGACAATGCAGCGCGACATAACCGTGGAATGAAACTCGCTTTTGTAAACTTTGTCGTAATGTTCTTGCCGGTTCTGGCACAACCAAGCGTCGGCTTTATCGCTAATATGGGTGTGGCCAGCAACGGACTACCGTCGGAAGTGCAGGAGCTCAAGGGTTACAGTCTTGTTGTAGCGCTAATGATTATCGGAACAATAATTACCTTCTTTATCCGCGATACCAAGCCAAGAGACGACAGTAGTGCTCTCGGACATTAA
- a CDS encoding DUF6435 family protein, with protein sequence MFGIFESSPLKKWRKEYDALLTRAFQAQRNGNIRLYSDLTAQAEALKVKIDHEAGASTA encoded by the coding sequence ATGTTCGGAATTTTTGAGTCGTCGCCACTGAAGAAATGGCGCAAGGAGTACGATGCCCTGCTAACTCGGGCGTTCCAGGCCCAGCGAAATGGCAATATCCGTCTATATTCCGATTTGACCGCGCAGGCAGAAGCGCTGAAAGTAAAAATCGATCACGAGGCGGGTGCCTCGACGGCCTGA
- a CDS encoding phytanoyl-CoA dioxygenase family protein — protein MSTYQVDSTQCENYRGEGFVKLDGVFSPHQVRLYERAVSAAIEEKNNLQAEKPPNSESTAYEQAFLQVMNIWRRSEAVRAMVFNETLAQIAADLMGVTGVRLYHDQALYKRAGGGSTPWHCDQYYWPLDGDNTTTVWIPLQDTSLEMGALSFSAKSHLVDLGRHLPIGEDSESIISERLATMQLAQVENAFKAGDVSFHSGWTFHSARRNTTGSPRRAMTIIYMADGTRLKQPENDNQLADWQQWCPGAKVGEVVQTPLNPLLC, from the coding sequence GTGAGCACATACCAAGTAGACAGTACACAGTGCGAAAACTACCGAGGCGAGGGGTTTGTGAAGCTCGATGGCGTCTTCTCACCACACCAGGTGCGCCTGTATGAGCGGGCAGTTAGCGCCGCGATAGAGGAGAAAAACAACCTTCAGGCTGAAAAACCACCCAACTCCGAGTCGACTGCGTACGAGCAAGCCTTCCTGCAAGTTATGAATATTTGGCGTAGAAGCGAAGCCGTGCGCGCGATGGTCTTCAATGAGACGCTGGCGCAAATAGCAGCAGATTTGATGGGCGTCACTGGTGTGCGGCTCTACCATGATCAGGCGCTTTACAAACGTGCAGGAGGAGGCAGTACTCCCTGGCATTGTGATCAGTACTATTGGCCGTTAGACGGCGACAACACAACCACAGTGTGGATTCCGCTACAAGATACATCGCTGGAAATGGGTGCACTCTCGTTCAGTGCCAAAAGCCATTTAGTCGACCTTGGTCGCCACTTGCCTATCGGAGAGGATTCCGAGTCAATCATTAGTGAGCGATTAGCCACTATGCAGCTGGCACAGGTAGAGAATGCTTTTAAAGCAGGCGATGTCAGCTTTCATTCAGGCTGGACGTTTCATAGTGCTCGCCGGAATACGACTGGTTCACCCCGGCGAGCTATGACCATTATTTACATGGCTGATGGCACCAGACTGAAACAGCCGGAAAACGATAATCAATTAGCAGACTGGCAGCAATGGTGTCCGGGTGCGAAGGTGGGAGAAGTCGTACAGACTCCGCTAAACCCCCTGCTTTGCTGA
- a CDS encoding SDR family NAD(P)-dependent oxidoreductase, with translation MTPEALNVMVTGGTGFVGFHTVRALVNAGHSVRLLVRSPEKMQRVFAPFGLENLPYIQGDITDETSVNHALKGCNAVVHSAALVSVHASDSEKVLNNNLLGTRLVLGGAWQRGIRRMVQVSSTTALFRRGVASVDEHSPLGTALSGYGRSKIECEKFVRELQSKGAPIYTTYPGSIMGPDDPGLSEAMIGLRTFLNTRLLLDTSSGIQIIDVRDLAQAHLALLERGGPPARYLIGGNYYSWPEYARLMKGITRRKLHRVSVRPGLLRAAGAIADVLSPFVNMDLPLSRESVSYATEWAIANDRLVKKTLSLEYLTTEKTLRDSIEWLYSSGHLSGKAKT, from the coding sequence ATGACACCAGAAGCGCTCAACGTCATGGTCACCGGAGGAACTGGCTTTGTCGGCTTCCATACCGTAAGAGCGCTCGTGAATGCGGGTCATTCGGTTAGGTTGCTGGTTCGCAGTCCAGAGAAAATGCAACGTGTTTTCGCGCCCTTTGGGCTTGAGAATCTGCCTTATATTCAAGGTGATATCACCGATGAGACATCCGTAAACCATGCGCTGAAAGGCTGCAATGCGGTGGTTCATTCCGCAGCGCTGGTTAGTGTGCATGCCAGTGACTCTGAAAAAGTACTGAATAACAATTTGCTGGGGACTCGTCTGGTGCTGGGGGGGGCGTGGCAGCGCGGTATTCGTCGCATGGTTCAGGTGTCGAGCACCACCGCGTTGTTTCGCAGGGGCGTTGCAAGCGTCGATGAGCATTCTCCTCTGGGTACGGCACTGTCAGGTTATGGTCGATCCAAAATCGAGTGTGAAAAATTTGTGCGTGAGTTACAGAGCAAGGGCGCGCCTATTTATACGACCTATCCAGGCAGCATCATGGGGCCTGACGACCCAGGTCTGAGCGAAGCCATGATAGGCTTACGCACATTTCTAAACACCCGCTTACTGCTCGATACCTCCAGCGGGATTCAAATTATTGATGTTCGAGATCTAGCCCAAGCACATCTGGCTCTACTTGAGCGTGGAGGACCTCCTGCGCGATACCTGATCGGCGGCAATTATTACAGCTGGCCAGAGTATGCAAGGCTGATGAAAGGAATCACACGCCGCAAACTGCATCGCGTCAGTGTCCGGCCAGGGTTGCTTCGAGCGGCCGGCGCCATCGCCGATGTTTTAAGCCCTTTTGTCAACATGGACCTTCCTCTCAGTCGGGAATCGGTTTCCTATGCCACGGAATGGGCGATCGCGAATGACAGACTGGTCAAGAAAACGCTGAGCCTTGAGTATCTGACGACAGAGAAAACCCTGCGTGATTCCATAGAATGGCTGTATTCATCTGGGCATTTAAGTGGGAAGGCAAAAACGTAA
- a CDS encoding TIGR03643 family protein: protein MKDQRKSPVLSEDVVSRIIEMAWEDRTPFEAIQENYGFTEADVIKIMRSSLKASSFRLWRKRVTGKKTKHVNLRSSDVKRGYCPTQYKQRGK from the coding sequence ATGAAAGACCAGCGTAAAAGCCCTGTTCTGTCCGAAGATGTCGTTTCCAGAATAATTGAAATGGCGTGGGAGGATCGCACCCCATTTGAGGCAATTCAGGAAAATTACGGCTTTACTGAAGCAGACGTGATCAAGATTATGAGATCGTCGCTGAAAGCGTCCAGTTTTCGTCTATGGCGTAAAAGAGTCACGGGTAAAAAAACAAAACACGTAAATCTCAGAAGCTCGGACGTTAAACGTGGATACTGCCCCACACAGTACAAGCAAAGGGGCAAGTAA
- a CDS encoding thiol-disulfide oxidoreductase DCC family protein, producing MFDGVCNVCAASVRFILANDKTESILFAPLQSEVGDRLMRQHGIDSADTDTFLYVSGGKAYIRSDAALEVARNFGFWRVLRILRWFPRAWRDACYASLASNRYRWFGKRDQCYLPTAKERDRFLIEEK from the coding sequence ATCTTCGATGGCGTGTGTAACGTGTGTGCGGCTTCTGTGCGATTCATTCTCGCTAATGATAAAACCGAGAGTATTCTCTTTGCGCCATTACAGAGTGAGGTGGGCGATCGACTCATGAGGCAACATGGAATAGATTCCGCTGATACCGATACGTTTTTATATGTCAGCGGTGGTAAAGCGTATATTCGCTCAGACGCTGCGCTAGAGGTCGCGCGAAACTTTGGTTTCTGGCGAGTACTTCGAATTCTTCGTTGGTTTCCCCGAGCGTGGCGCGACGCTTGCTATGCTTCTCTGGCCAGTAATCGATACCGTTGGTTCGGCAAGCGTGACCAGTGTTATTTACCTACAGCAAAAGAGCGTGATCGATTTTTGATTGAGGAAAAATAG